From the genome of Thauera chlorobenzoica:
CCCAGTGCGGTCATCGTCTGGGCGACGGTGCCGTTGGCCGGGCGCACTTTCATGCCCTTGAGCTGGTCGGGGTCGGTGATCGGCTGCTTGGAGTGCAGCGTGCCGACGTGCATGTGCGAGAAACAGAACTTGACGTCGCCCATTTCCTTGTCGGCATAGGCGCGGTACCAGGCATCGACCGCCGCCGAGCCGGCTCCCGGGGTGCTGAACAGGAAGGGCAGCTCGCTGGCGGCATAGATCGGGAAGCGGCCGGCCTGGTAGCCCGGGCTGACCCAGGCCATGTCGGCGATGCCGTCACGGGTCATGTCGTAGTGATCGGCGGCCTTGCCCAGCTGCTGCGCCGGGTACAGCGTCACCTTGATCGAACCGCCGGAAGCTTCCTCGACCGACTTGGCCCAGGGCTCGAAGCCGGTGCGTGCCAGCGCGTGCTGGGGCGGCAGCCAGTTGGCGAAACGCAGTTCCACCGGCTTGTCTGCAGCGGCAGAAGGCAGCGCCGGAATGAGCAGGGCGGGCAGCATGACGGCTTGGGCCAGCGTGGTGCGGAAGTTCTTCATCGGTGGTGTCTCCTCATCGTTTAACTTGTCGTGGTGCTCGAGGTTGCAGTATCGGCACGGAGGCGTGCGAACCGGTTTCACCCGGTCGACGTCGAGCGCGAAAGCCACAAGGGGGCAAAGGCTACTCTTGGAGTAATATCGAAACAATATATGCTGTGTATGTTACATATAGATGCATTAGATAAATGAATGCTTTCGACCTCAATCTGGTCCGGAGTTTCGTCGCCATTTATGAAACCCAGAGCGTGACCGCGGCGGCGCAGCGCCTGTCGCTGTCGCAGCCGACCGTCAGTTACGCACTGGGGCGCATGCGCGAGGCGCTCGCCGACCCCTTGTTCGTGCGCGAGCAGCGGGTGTTGCGCCCGACCCCCCGCGCCCATGGGCTGTATCCGCGTTTCGTCGATGCGCTGGCGAGCGTCGATGCCGCACTCGAAGAGCCGCACCGCTTCGATCCGGCGACGACGACCCGCAGCTTCAGCCTGGCGATGTCCGATATCGGCAGCATGTCCTTCC
Proteins encoded in this window:
- a CDS encoding TRAP transporter substrate-binding protein, translating into MKNFRTTLAQAVMLPALLIPALPSAAADKPVELRFANWLPPQHALARTGFEPWAKSVEEASGGSIKVTLYPAQQLGKAADHYDMTRDGIADMAWVSPGYQAGRFPIYAASELPFLFSTPGAGSAAVDAWYRAYADKEMGDVKFCFSHMHVGTLHSKQPITDPDQLKGMKVRPANGTVAQTMTALGATNVQVSAPEARDALDKGVADAITFPWNSLITFNVHRAANHHTDMRLYAANFVWVMNKRWYDNLSGGQRKVIDDHCNNEWAGRVGTAWGDEEDSGRDKLVAMGDQKLVPLTDAQLGKWKQAVQPVYDVWAKSLPGGNGASVLDALKKEIASRNAGL